From Neofelis nebulosa isolate mNeoNeb1 chromosome X, mNeoNeb1.pri, whole genome shotgun sequence:
TCATGAACAACAACCACAAACTTCAGCAAGATGTTCTACCAGCACTTTTTCCCAGTGCCCCATTTAGGTACAAAATATAACACATACATTTGCCTGTCTACACTTGCCTTTTCTTCTCGCAAAGTTCAAATTAAACTGCCCCCATCGCCTTCCCGCAGTCTGCCATATTTGCATTTTGCTCTTTCCTGGCCCATCTGCACACTACCAGCACCCCAGGTCTTCAGCACTAAATTTAGAGGGAGACTGAATGAGGGGAAAAATGAGTAGGGTGGGTCAGGGCCATAGGAAATTGGGATAGACTGTTAACAGCTACCAGATAGGGCTAGCCTTAGATATAGGGCAAATAAGCAGGGACCTACAGTCTGTCTGGTACCTAGCATTTCACTTTTAGAGATATATTCCTTTGGTGAAGGCTGTACATTAAACTTGTCAGTAATTAGCACTTGCGTGTACATGTTTATCAGATCATTGCCCTTTGAGATCACTACCAGAGATCAAGGGTCTCGGAGATCAAGTGTATTTAGAGTATATGTTGCTGCCCCTGGAAAGCGGACCTGGATAAAAGTCTTCAATGGGCACTGCTCAGGCGGAAGAAGGTGATGAAAAtggaggctaaaaaaaaaaaaaaacgaaaaacaaaaaacccagataCCAACTTTGCTACTAGCCCGTTTTGCTGTGAGTAAAACCGAGCTATAGATTGCACTCTGGGGAGTCCTGGGCTGGGTGTTTCAAAGGCGTTCCGGTTGGATAAACAGGAGGGGCTGAGAGTGGATTTCCCCGTAAGGCAACacgtcccaccccacccccaccgccaagCTCCACAACCTGCCCAGCCCCGGTGACACAGTCTTACCTCCCACGAACTGTGCTGCTCCCATGCAACGTCCCATCATTCTGGAGATGAGCCCCTCCATGCAGCAGCCCAGGACAGCAGCCAGTGCCACGAGGAGCAGCAGAGCACAGCCGGCACCTGTCACCACTGTGCACATCTGCCAGGCCAGGCTTGGGATGGCACTGAAGCTGGCATAGCGCCCACACTCTTCCACCATGATCAGactgtgcccctctccccgcacGGGGTAGTTGCACCTCCGGAATGTGCTGAATGACACTGGCTTCCCCAGCTGGGATCCAAAGAGCCAGTAAGGCAGGAAGTAACTGGTAGAACTGGCCACAGCAGTACCAAGGGACAGGAAGGCCCAGAGGGTCCCCACCAGGGTCAGGCTGCTCCTCATGGTCCCAGGTTTCTCTGCAGGGATGGGGAGATGAGTTGGGTCATAGCACCAAATGCAGAAAGTTAGCAAGCAGGCCAGTTTCATCTGGCTGGCCAGTCCTAGGGCTCGTTTATGTACCACTTGGCCTTTGCTTCTGGATAAAGTTATTCTCCTCAGGACCGTTTAGGTCCTTCTGGGATTCTGCTTTCCAGCATTTTCcccatcttcccttccctccacctgATTCAGATTTCTATGGTCTCTAGGCTGCAATGGAAGAGCCATAGAACTGAACTGGTGGCTGCTCCAGCAGCTCGAATGCAGCCTGATCAGACAGCTTTCAACTCTTGACGTCTAGCATGAAGCAAGTGGCAGGAGGGAAGGCTGAATGAAACCAAGGCTGCCCAGAGAATCCTCAGCTTCCGGCGGAATGGCTTTACTGGCCTGGAGGCCTGGAAGGAGATGGTATCTCAAGAGGGTCAGGAAGCAAGTTGTtttcagagagtgagggagaaggaagacaaCTCAGGGGGCTGCCCCTCCTAcaagggagaagaaggaaagagagctcACTGTGGGGGGTCACAGGATGTGCCCCTACGACCTATGTAGGATGTCTAAGAGGGCATCAATATGAGCCGTTCACAGGGTTGAAAAATGTGCAGAATAAAATATGGGGTTCCTCTCTCACACCCCATTCTTATCACTGAGTGAGCACTGATCAGTCACTTTTTCCCCAAAAGCAATACGAGGCAACTTTCCAACCAGTAAGCGTTGTTTGACTCTAGACTGGCCATTAAGAAAACCTGCCTCATCCTTTGCTCCAaagcttctcttctctctgacaTGGATCAGGTGCCCCCTGCCTGGCAGCAGGAACGTATATATAGCTGTAAGGACCTTTCAAGGTGCTTCCGGAACAAGCAATCTCAGGTTCAAGACCCCGAGAGCCTTTTCAGATCTCATCTCCTCAGCCCAGCTCACAAATGGCTTTCACAGACCCCTCTGTTGAAAATCGACCACTTCCCTCCCAACTCCATTAATCTGCCATTGCTTTCTGGCCGCAATTAGGGCAGCCAGAGACCACACTGCAGCTTGATGACAGCACTGTGAATGTCTCCAGCAGGCAGATGGTGGAGGATGTTTCAGAAACGTCTCCATGATTCATCACCATTGCTTAAGGCTACAGGTGGTGGGAGAGGGTTTCAGGGGTGGGGACCCAAGGTAAGGGGGACTGCGCAGGCACTGGCTGTATGGGCTACCATACTGCTAATTGGAGACGTTGTCAGGAGCTAGCAGCAGCTGTTTTCAGGGTCTCAGGGACCGTGCCCAGCCATGGGCCCTTTCTCAAGCACCATtacagagtgcctggcacagagtaggcgcTCCAACTCATGTTAGTTTCATGAAACCCATTTCACAGAAGCAGCGAATTTCCAGGCTGGCAGGGACCTTAATGAATCTCCTAATTCGACCTTCTTGTTTtatgtatggggggggggggcacggccCAGTAAGGAGAGAAATGATTTCCCCTAAGTCATAGAGTAAATTAGCAAGCGGCAACaccagaataagaaaataagaaacccGATCTGCCTATTCCTGGGCCATTACTTTTCTACCACACAGTCCTAacatcccttccccacccccatcactttACGGACGGGAATGCGGAGAGGAagtgatttacccaagggaaaagGGCTAGTGAGGTACACTGGCCAGACCAGAGCCCAATTATTTGATTCTTAGCATAATGCTCTGTTTTCAGTCCACCGCCAATTCCCCTCCTGAAACATATGTATTGTGTGCTATGTGTTTTGtgcaggaagggagaggagatcATAAATTGTAGGTGCTTACATTGGAATGTTAGGGCTTGGGAAGAAAGTGCCCTGAGCTGGGCCCCTGGGAAGGAGGCTTTGTGCCtgattggggggcggggggggggggggtgggcagtgagaaGAAGATGTGCTGAGGGATTGAAAGCCAACAGGAGAAGTGGAACTAGTTTTAAGTAATTGCTGTTAGAA
This genomic window contains:
- the LHFPL1 gene encoding LHFPL tetraspan subfamily member 1 protein, whose protein sequence is MRSSLTLVGTLWAFLSLGTAVASSTSYFLPYWLFGSQLGKPVSFSTFRRCNYPVRGEGHSLIMVEECGRYASFSAIPSLAWQMCTVVTGAGCALLLLVALAAVLGCCMEGLISRMMGRCMGAAQFVGGLLISSGCALYPLGWNSPEIMQTCGNVSNQFQLGTCRLGWAYYCAGGAAAAAMLICTWLSCFAGRNPKPVMLVESIMRNTNSYAMELDHCLKP